CGCCGACGTCGCGCTGCTGGAACGCCACCGGGCGGACGTGGCGCTGCTGCCGGTCAACGGGTTGCGTCCGCGCTTCGGTCCGCGCCTGGTGATGGGCCCCGGGCAGGCCGTCGCGGGGGCGTCCGCGCTCGGGGCGCGCGTGCTGGTGCCGGTCCACGACGCCCACGGGCACGACCCGCTCTCGCGCCTGTTCCGCACCGAGGGCACCGCCGCGGACGCCGTCCGGCTCGCCCCGCGAGACCTGCTCGTCAGGGATCTGCCGACCGGCGAACGGTGGGAGGCGCCGTGCTGAGCCTGTTCCTGCGCGGCACCGTCACGCAGCTCGAACCGATCGCCGAACGCATGCGCCGCATCCGCATCTCGGGCCCCGACCTGCGGGAACTCGAATGGGTGCCCGGCACGCACGTCCGCCTCCGGGTCGGCGACCCGCTCCGTCCCCGGACATGGCCGGCCGGCGTCCTGCGCACCTACTCGATCTGGGACCACTCGCCGGACGGCCATCTCGACCTGTGCGTACTCGACCATCCGTCGGCCGGGCCGGGCGCGCGCTGGGCGCGCCGGGCCCGGATCGGCGACACCGCCGCCCTCATGGGCCCGAAGGGACGGCTCGTACTGCGCGAGAACGCGCCGTACCACCTGTTCGCCGGGGACGAGACCGCGGCCGTCGCGTTCGGCGCGATGCTGCGCGCCCTGCCGGCCCCGGCCGCCGTGCACGGGGTGATCGTGACCGACGGGCCGGGCGACCGGCTCCCGCTCCCGCGAAGCGACCGGCTGACCTGGATCCACCGGCCCGCCGAGCTGCCGGACGCCGTCCGCTCGCTGGACCTGCCCGGCGTCCCGGGCGTCGCCTACCTCGCCGGTGAGGCCCGCGCCTGCCAGGCGGTGCGCCGCCACCTGGTGGACGAACGCGGCTGGTCCCGCCGCGACATCGTCGTGAAACCGTTCTGGACCCCCGGACGCCGTGGCATGGACTGATCTCGATACCAGAAGTATTGGATACTTTAAGTATGCTACGGTCCGATCATGATCGACGGCCCCGCTGCGCAGCGCGTCACCGCCGACTCCGAGCACATCACCGCGGACAGGGTCGGGCAGGCGTTCGCCGCCCTGCTCCCCCTGGCCGCGCACGCCTGAGAGGACCCCCGTTGGCGACTCTGCTCTACCGGCTCGGCCGGACCGCGTTCCGGCACCGCTCGCGCTTCCTGGCCGGCTGGCTGGTGCTGCTGTTCCTGGCCGGGGGCGGCCTGGCCGCCTTCGGCTCCCACCTGGACAGCGAGGCCACCATCCCCGGCTCGCAATCCCAGCGGGGCATCGACCTGCTGGAACGTTCCCTGCCGGAGGCGACCGGCGTCACCGCGCAACTGGTGTTCGCCGCCCCGCCCGGCAGCACCGTCGACGCCCCGGCCCACCGCGCCCGCATCCAGGACGCGGTACGGGACGCGGCCGCGGCGCCGCAGGTCGCCGAGGCCACCGACCCCTTCGAGACCGGGACCGTCTCCGCCGACCGGCGCACCGCGCTCGCCAAGGTGCTGTACCCGATCAAGCGGGACGTGCTGGAGGATTCCAGCGTCACCGCGTTGGAGGACATCGCCGCCGCCGCCCGCTCGGGCGGCCTGCGCGCCGAGGTCGGCGGGTCCGTCTACAGCACCGCCGGGATGCACGTGGGCATCGGCGAGGTGATCGGGCTCGTCGTCGCCGTGATCGTGCTGGTGCTCACCCTCGGCTCGCTCACGGCCGCCGGGCTGACACTGACCACGGCGCTGGCCGGGCTGGCGATCGGGTTGCTCGGGTTGATGCTGGTGTCCAACATCGCCACCGTCTCCGATACCGCGCCGAGCCTGGCGCTGATGGTCGGCCTCGCCGTCGGCATCGACTACGCGCTGTTCATCGGCTCCCGGCACCGCGCCCAACTCGCCGACGGCATGGCGGCCGAGGACTCGGCGGCCCGCGCCGTCGCGACCGCCGGGGGCGCCGTCGTCTTCGCCGGACTCACCGTGATCATCGCCCTGGCCGGCCTGTCCGTGGTCGGCATCCCGTTCCTGACCGTCATGGGCCTGGCCGCCGCACTGGCCGTCCTGATGGCGGTGGCCGCCGCGATCACCCTGCTGCCCGCCCTGCTCGGCCTGGCCGGAGAACGCCTGCGCCCCGGGCCGGGTTCGCGCGCCGCCCGCGAAGGCGCCGGTGCCGGGCTGCGCTGGGCTCGCCTGGTCACCCGCCGCCCGCTGCTCACCGTCGCGGTCGTCCTGCCGGTCTTGGGCGCGCTGGCGGTCCCCGCACTGAAGCTCGACCTGGCGATGCCCGACAACGGAACCGCCGATCCCGCATCCACCCAGCGCAAGGCCCACGACCTGATCTCCGACGCCTTCGGGCCCGGCACCAACGGACGGCTGCTGGTCCTGGTGCGGACGCGCGAGGGCGACCCGGTGCGGGCCGCCGCCCGCGTCGCGGCCGGGCTCGACCTGCCCGGCGTGGTGTCGATCAGCGACCCCGAACCCGGCGGCGACGGCCGCACCGCGGTCGTCCAGCTGGTCCCCGAGCAGGGGCCGCGCACCCCGGCGACCCACCGGCTGGTCCGGGACGTCCGCGCCCGCACCGCCGCCCTCGGCACGGCCGCGGGCGCGGAGGTCCTCGTCACCGGTTCCACCCCCGCCGCGATCGACGTGTCCGACCGGCTCCGCGACTCGCTGCCGCCCTTCACCGCCGTCGTGGTGGGGCTCTCGCTGCTGCTGTTGCTGCTGGTCTTCCGCTCGGTCCTCGTCCCGGTCAAGGCCGCGGCCGGTTTCCTGCTGTCGGCCGGAGCCGCGTTCGGCGCGGTCGTCGCCGTCTTCCAGTGGGGGTGGCTCGCCGGCCTGTTCGGCGTCGCCACCACCGGACCGGTCTTCAGCTTCATGCCCATCGTCGTGATCGCCGTGCTGTTCGGCCTGGCCATGGACTACCAGGTGTTCCTGGTGTCGCGGGTCCGTGAGGAACACGTCCGCACGG
The nucleotide sequence above comes from Actinomadura algeriensis. Encoded proteins:
- a CDS encoding siderophore-interacting protein, encoding MLSLFLRGTVTQLEPIAERMRRIRISGPDLRELEWVPGTHVRLRVGDPLRPRTWPAGVLRTYSIWDHSPDGHLDLCVLDHPSAGPGARWARRARIGDTAALMGPKGRLVLRENAPYHLFAGDETAAVAFGAMLRALPAPAAVHGVIVTDGPGDRLPLPRSDRLTWIHRPAELPDAVRSLDLPGVPGVAYLAGEARACQAVRRHLVDERGWSRRDIVVKPFWTPGRRGMD
- a CDS encoding MMPL family transporter, with translation MATLLYRLGRTAFRHRSRFLAGWLVLLFLAGGGLAAFGSHLDSEATIPGSQSQRGIDLLERSLPEATGVTAQLVFAAPPGSTVDAPAHRARIQDAVRDAAAAPQVAEATDPFETGTVSADRRTALAKVLYPIKRDVLEDSSVTALEDIAAAARSGGLRAEVGGSVYSTAGMHVGIGEVIGLVVAVIVLVLTLGSLTAAGLTLTTALAGLAIGLLGLMLVSNIATVSDTAPSLALMVGLAVGIDYALFIGSRHRAQLADGMAAEDSAARAVATAGGAVVFAGLTVIIALAGLSVVGIPFLTVMGLAAALAVLMAVAAAITLLPALLGLAGERLRPGPGSRAAREGAGAGLRWARLVTRRPLLTVAVVLPVLGALAVPALKLDLAMPDNGTADPASTQRKAHDLISDAFGPGTNGRLLVLVRTREGDPVRAAARVAAGLDLPGVVSISDPEPGGDGRTAVVQLVPEQGPRTPATHRLVRDVRARTAALGTAAGAEVLVTGSTPAAIDVSDRLRDSLPPFTAVVVGLSLLLLLLVFRSVLVPVKAAAGFLLSAGAAFGAVVAVFQWGWLAGLFGVATTGPVFSFMPIVVIAVLFGLAMDYQVFLVSRVREEHVRTGRPHEAVLTGARHTTRVITAAALIMFAVFAGFVTTDDLTLKPIALGLAAGILADAFLVRMTLVPAVLALTGHGAWWLPRWLDRILPDLDIEGAALRRPRPPHAQGAEHVTEPAN